The genomic DNA TGTTGTCAATTTTTGTTCTGCTGGATGTGTTTCATGCCAAACCATTACTAGAGACAAAAAAATGGCTTTACATTGCACTGATTGGTGTAGTGCTATTTTTACCATTTTATTTATTTACGACATTCAGAATGAAAAAAGAAAATGAAGACCGTTTTATCGGCTTAAAATTTACGGTCGTCTCCACGCTAGAATGGATTGGAGCTGCTTTCACCGCCTATTATTCCATCCATTTGATGGGCCAAAATGTATCCCTGTCTACTGTATTTGGAGTGTTTTTTATTTCGGCCATTGCCGGTCTCGTTAGTATGATTCCAGGCGGATTTGGAACTTTTGATTTAATGTATTTAATCGGAATGACTTCTCATGGAATATCCGAAGAACTAGTCCTATCGAGCCTACTCCTTTATCGGATTGTATACTATTTTATTCCGTTCGGACTCGGTCTTCTTTTATCCATATTTGAATTTGGAGAAGGCGCTATAAAAAGGTTTGAAGATAAACCAATCATTGGACCTGCAATTGAAACTTCCAGCGTGATCCTTTCCCTTCAAAAAGGATGGATCTCAAAAATCCCTTTTTTCTCAATAAGCATCGTCATTGCGATTACTGGTTTTTACTGCTTAGTTGCAGGGTTTAACAGCTTTTATTATGCTCCGGAACTTCAGGGAAATCAATTTCTGTTGGGGCTGGAATTGTTTTTCTCATCTTGTACGATTTCGTTTTCGATCATCATTCTTTTGCAAGTGAAAGCAGTCATCAAAGAAACAAAGAGATCTTTTTTCAGTATACTTATTTCTTTAGCTGGACTGATTGTTTCACTGACGATAACAGACGGAACGATCTTTGAAATCGGATGGCTTATCACTGTATTTATTATTCTTTATAACATATATAAAAAGCTTCAACGAATAAGAGCACCACTCACACTGTATAAGAAAATGCTCAGTACTTTATTTGTATTAGCAATCTATTATGTTTATTATGTTTTTATTCAAACCGCGATTGAATATTCAAACAAAAGTGATATTGCCGTTGAAAAAAATGCTATGTATACAACATTTTTTTTAAGTATAGTTATTTTGTCGATCGCAGGAACGGCTATTTATAATTTTTTTGAAAGGCTTCATCATGAAAGATTGGGAATGGAAGTCAATGAAGAACTATTGAAAGATATTCTACATACATATGGAGGAACCTATTTGAGCCATTTGGCATTTTCTAATCAGTTATCTTTTTTTATCGGCACGGACAAGAAAGCTTTTTTGCAGTTTTCTACAATCGGACATACAGCGGTTGTTCTTGGTGACCCTGCTGGAAAACCTGAATCCTTTTATCCGTTATTAACTGAGTTTTACGAAAAAGCTGATATCTTGGGATATGAAATTATTTTTTATCAAACTCATCAAAAATATATGGGGATGTATCATGATTTTGGAAATATTTTCTTTAAACTTGGGGAAGAAGCGATTGTAGATCTTGAAAATTTCAACCTTTCCGGAAAGAAAAAAGCCGGTCTTAGAGCAACGATCAATAAATTTAATAGGGAAGGCTATCAATTTAGCGTGATTGAACCGCCCTACCAAGATAAATTATTACAGGAACTGGAAACAGTATCAAATAAATGGCTTGGAAAGAGAAGAGAAAAAGGTTTTTCAGTTGGTTTTTTTGACCGAGATTATTTAAACAAAGCGCCTGTTGCTATTCTAAGAGACAAAGATAATCAGCTGATGGCGTTTGCGTCCATTATGCCCGCGTATCAAAAGGGAGTGCTCTCCATTGATCTTATGAGGTATTTACCTAATAGTCCGAGCGGTTTGATGGATGCGCTATTCATTCAATTGTTTGAATGGGCAAAAGAGAATGGATATCATACATTTAACATGGGGATGGCTCCACTATCAAAGGTAGGCGAAACAAGAAATTCGTTTCTGCGTGAAAGAATTGCGGCAAATGTATTTGAAAATATTCAATACATGTATAGCTTTGCAGGTTTGCGAAAATTTAAGGAGAAGTTTAACCCGCAATGGGAACCAAGATTTATGGTGTACAGTAAATATAGATCATTGCCTTTGAAAATGATTGCTGTTGCGCGTTTAATCAATCGGCCAAAAAAAATGTGGCCACGCAAAATATTACATTAAAAGCAAAGGAGGCTGTCTCATAAGGATCTGACCCCATGTGTATTTATCAATATATAGCACATTTATCCAACAATATGTCCTATATATTGTGTTATGGGGTCTGACCCTTAGGCTTTTGAGACAGCCTCCTTCCTTTTAAATCCTCCAACTTCGCATCCTTGCTTACAAAAAATTTTCTTTAAAATGAAAAAAGCACGTATCATGTGATATGTGCTATTTTCCTAATGATTATTCTGATAAATTTTTAAAATTACATTTGCAGTTTCTTCAACTGCTTTGTTCGTAACATCAATAAAGGGACAGCCTATTTTTTCAACAACCTTTTCAAAATAAATGAGTTCCTCTTTTATTCGTTCGATATTCGCATAATTTGCCTGATAGTTTAACCCTAATGATTTTAATCGTTCACGGCGTATCTCGTTTAATTTTTCCGCACTTATTTTAAGCCCAAAGCATTTTTCAGGTCTGACAAGAAAAAGCTCTTCGGGTGGATCAATTTCAGGGACAATCGGCACATTTGCTACCTTTAGCCGATTATGGGCTAAATATTGAGATAAAGGAGTTTTCGATGTTCTCGAAACACCTATAAGGATAATGTCCGCCTTAAGAATTCCCCGTGGATCACGGCCATCATCATATTTAACTGCGAACTCGATCGCTTCTATTTTTTTAAAATAATCATCATCCAATCTTCTCACAAGTCCCGGTTCAAAGAGAGGCGTTTTGCCGAACAAAATTTGGAGTTGATCCATTAGCGGGCCAATGATATCGCAAACATATAGCCCTTCCTTATCAGCCATTTTTTTTAAATAACTTCTCATTTCAGGTTTTACAAGTGAGTATGCAATCATTCCTTGGTCTAATTTCGCAAGGGCAATGAGCTCATCAATGTTTTCTTTCATTTCTATGTAAGGAAACCTTTTTATTGTGACATCTACACCGTTAAACTGACTGAGTGCTGCCTTTGTAACCAATTCAGCTGTCTCGCCAACGGAATCAGATACAACATAAATGATAGGCATTTTGTTCGTCAATCATAACAATCCCCTCTGGCCGAAATTCTATTTTTTATTCATTTTTTACAAGTGACACAAATGCTTCTGTAATATTCGTTTTTGTAATTCTTCCTATTACTTCAAAACCTTTTTCAGTTTCTTTCACCACAGGCATAGCATCAATTTGCTTTTCAATTAACTTCATTGCTACATCAATCAGCAAATCATCCTTTTGGCACATTGTAATGTTCGGCATCCTTGTCATAATAATGTTAACCGGCAATGTAGTTAACTCCTGTTTTCCGATACTTGCCCTCAGTAAATCTTTCCTTGAAAGAACGCCAGCCAATATAGACGATTCGTCGACGACAAATAATGTTCCGACATCCTCAAGAAACATTTTCACAATCGCATCATATACAGAAAGATTTTCAGGGACTACGACGGGAACGGATTGGTAATCCTTTACATAAATTTTTTGCAAATTTTCAGTAAGAAGCTGAGCTTCTGATTTACCTGTATAAAAATACCCGACCCTGGGCCTTGCGTCAAGGTAACCGGCCATCGTTAAGATTGCCAAATCAGGACGCAACGTGGCCCTTGTCAGATTTAGCTGCTCTGCGATTTGCTCGCCGGTAATTGGACCATTTTCTTTTACAATCTGCAAAATCTGTTCTTGGCGTTTGTTCAGTTCGATTGTACTCACCACCTTAAAAGAAAAGCTGAAGCGCCTAGACGCTGCAGCTGAATATTAATGAAAAAAGCGCTCAAAAGGTTATACTATTACATTAATATTATATACTAATTCTCTCTTTTGAAAAGTGTCTTGATTTGATGAACCAATTATTTTTTCTTAAGGTATTAAATAAAGACTTTCAAAATGAAAAAAGTACGGACAAAGATCCGTACTTTCTTATTAAAATTGAATTTTTTCTTGAATAAAACTTGCAAGTTCTGCTATCGGCACACGTTTTTGTTCCATTGTGTCGCGGTCTCTGACGGTAACCATTTTATCGTCTTGAGAATCAAAATCGTATGTGATGCAAAATGGCGTTCCGATTTCATCATGGCGTCGGTAGCGCTTGCCAATCGATCCTGATTCATCGTAATCAACGAGAAAATGCTTTGATAACTCTTCGAAAATTTGTTTAGCTTCCTCAGAAAGCTTTTTAGACAATGGAAGAACAGCTGCTTTATATGGTGCAAGTGCCGGATGTAAATGCATCACAGTTCTTGTCGTACCATCTTCAAGTTTTTCTTCTTCGTAAGCATCTATCAAGAATGCAAGTGTTACCCGATCAGCTCCAAGTGACGGTTCAATGCAATACGGAATGAATTTTTCATTTGTTTCCTGATCTAAATAGTGGAAGTCTTCACCGGAATATTCCATATGCTGTTTCAAATCGTAGTCGGTTCTTGAAGCAATACCCCAAAGTTCTCCCCAGCCAAATGGGAATTTGTACTCAAAATCTGTAGTTGCATTGCTGTAATGGGATAACTCTTCTTCAGAATGATCGCGCAATCGGAGATTTTCCCTTTTCATTCCTAAAGAGAGAAGCCAATTTTCAGCAAACTCCTTCCAATAATCAAACCATTTCAACTCTTCACCGGGCTTGCAGAAAAATTCAAGTTCCATTTGTTCAAATTCTCTTGTGCGGAATGTAAAGTTTCCAGGTGTAATTTCATTTCTGAAACTTTTACCGATCTGGGCAATGCCAAACGGAAGCTTCTTTCTCATTGTACGCTGAACATTTTTAAAGTTTACGAAAATCCCCTGTGCGGTTTCAGGACGAAGGTAAATTTCATTTGCACTTGTTTCTGTAACACCTTGGAACGTTTTAAACATTAAATTAAATTGGCGGATGCCGGTAAAATCTTTACTGCCGCAGTCAGGACATGCAATATCATGTTCTTTTATCAAAGACTCCATTTTCTCAAACGGCAGTCCGTCAACGACCATTTCAATTCCTTTCTCATCAAGTGCATTTTCGATTAATTTATCAGCTCGATGTCTTGCCTTACAATTTTTGCAGTCAATCATTGGATCATTAAAATTGCCGAGATGCCCTGAAGCTTCCCACGTACGAGGATTCATCAAGATGGCAGCATCTAAGCCTACGTTATAAGGGGACTGCTGGACGAATTTTTTCCACCAAGCCTGTTTGATGTTGTTTTTTAATTCAACGCCAAGCGGACCATAGTCCCACGTATTTGCAAGGCCGCCGTATATTTCCGAGCCTGGAAAGATAAAGCCCCGGTGCTTTGCATGTGAAACAATTTGATCCATTGAAACAGTCATAAATCTCGCTCCCTTTTTTATGTAATTAACGTAAATAAAAAAACTCCCGATCCTATGCCTTTTGCATAGGGACGAGAGTTACCCGCGGTTCCACCCTACTTGCTGTTAAAAACAGCCACCTTATGTGCCGACTGGCACCAACATTGCTCCGGAACGCCTTCCTTAACTTTCTATACCCCGGCTCCCACCATCCCGGGTTCGCTTTTATAGAAGTGGTTAAGTACTCCTTTCCATCACAGCAACGTATTAATTTACTATGAATCTTATCGGATAGATTTTTACTTGTCAATATTATGACAGCAAATCACGCATTTTATCAATTTGATTCAAGAATTTCTTCGTCTTTAATTTCAAACCTGAGTATTCATCATAATAAGCAGAAATAACTTTTTTCAATTCCGCTTTTGTATCCGGTTTAACTGAAATATTTCCAAGCCTTGAAAGGTCAAAATAATAGAAAAGCCTCAGTAATTTAGCAGTTGCAGAGGAAATTTTAAGCGCATAAGGATCTTTTTCAATACACCGGTGGCAAATAAATCCCCCTTCCCGGATTGAAAAAGAAAAATGCCCATCTGTGTTGCCGCAAATGGTACAGTGATTTAATTCAGGATAGAGCCCCAAAGAATTGAGCATTTTCATTTCATATATATTCGTTAAAATATCGAGGTCATACCCTTCATTCATAAATTTCAAAATTTGAAGCAGCAATTCAAAATGATAAGGATTTGATTTTTTTTCCTCAGTGCTTTTATCCGTCAGTTCCAAAATGTAACTCGCATATGCAGTTAAAAAAATATCCTCTCGAATCAAACGCATTGAGGATAATATTTCACCTTGCTGCAAGCTGCCAAGACCGCTGCCTTTTTGAATTAAAAAGTATCCATATGTAAAAATCTGGGTGACGGCAGAAAGGCGGCTATTCGCCTTTTTTGCCCCTCGCGCCATCACACCAATCTTTCCCCACTCACGGGTATATAATGTAACAACTTTATTTGCTTCACCATAATCTGTTGTCCTTAAGACGATGCCTTCACATTTTTGAAGCATCACAAGTCACCACCGAATGATAGGGACAAACTTATGAAATGGGAAAATCAACTTCTGTTAGCTCGTCTTCCAAACTTACGGGTGTTTCTTGTCTTTCCTTCTCCAATTCTTTAAAGAGAAGATATGTGTCAATATCACCTGTTTGCGAAAAAACTTTCCAGGTAAAATCCAACATTGAAAACCCCACCTTTCGAGCAATTTTTCTATCCCAAGTCCTTAACAATTATCATAGCCTGCCATCCAAAAATCATGAGACGAAAAATTTGTTAATCATTATCATGCATAAACAAAGAATTCCATTAATAACTTATTTAGGATTGAATTTTCATATAAATCAGTACTCATCTTCACGAAAACCATAATCGCGAAGCTGTGAAATCTTATTGCGCCAATCTTTTTGAACTTTTACCCATAGTTCGAGAAATACTTTTGAACCAAGCAGGTTTTCAATATCCACCCTGGCTCTTTGGCCTATTTCTTTCAACATTTTTCCTTGTTTGCCGATGATGATTCCTTTTTGGGAGTCTCGTTCGACGATCACAGTTGCCATTACATGGATCACGTCACTTTCTTCACGCCGCTCCATTTTGTCAATAACAACTGCCAATGAGTGAGGCACTTCTTCACGGGTTAAATGAAGGGCTTTTTCTCGAATCAATTCAGAAACAATAAATCTTTCTGGATGATCAGTCACCTGATCAGCCGGATAATACTGTGGCCCTTCTGGCAAATATTTCTTAATCTGTTCTAAAAGCGCTTCCACATTATTCCCTTGAAGTGCAGAAATTGGAATAATTTCACTAAATGAATACTTTTCTTTGTAAGATTCAATTAAAGGCAGCAATTCATCAGGATGGATCTTGTCAATTTTATTAATAACGAGAAAAACAGGCGTTTTTATTTGTTGAAATTTTTCGATGATAAATTCTTCACCGCGACCGAATCCTTCCTCAGCATTGACCATAAATAAGATGAGATCGACTTCTTTTAAAGCGTTAATTGCAACCTTCATCATAAAATCGCCTAATTTATGCTTCGGTTTATGGATTCCTGGTGTATCTATAAATATGAGCTGTGAATCATGTAAAGTGAGCACACCTTGTATTTTGTTTCTTGTTGTTTGCGGTTTATCGCTCATTATAGCAATCTTTTGGCCGATTACACGGTTAAGGAAAGTTGATTTTCCCACATTTGGCCTGCCGATAATGGAAATAAACCCTGATTTATACTCTGTTCGTTCTTCTCTGTTATTCATATAAATCCTCCGGTGAAAATGCTCCTGGCAATAATTCTTTGACTGTTAATTCTTTTATATCACCATTTAAATTTGCTAAGACTACTTTCATATCTTGAGGGCAAAGCTCAGAAATTACTTGGCGGCATGCTCCGCACGGCGGCACTGGACGTTTCGTATCCGCAATGACGGCTAAAGCTTTAAATTTTCGTTCTCCTTCTGAAAAAGCTTTAAATAATGCCGTTCTTTCTGCACAATTTGTCATGCTGTATGCCGCATTTTCGATATTGCATCCATGGTAAACTTTTCCGCCATCTGTCAACAGCACTGCCCCCACTGCAAATTTAGAGTAAGGAACGTATGCTTTTTCTCGTGCTTTTTTTGCTTCTGCAATCAAATGTTCCATAATCAATACAATTTCTTCCTTTCCTAAAGAAGACTGCCTTCTTTATATTTTACCTTATTTTTGCTTTCATTTCATCGATATTAGCAAAAGAGAAATAAAAAAATTGAATTTTCTAAATATATTTCAAGTTGGAATGTTGCGCTCTGTAATTTTATCGAAAATGATGAGCGAATTCAAATTTTTGAAAAAGAACAAAAGGCGCAAGCGCCCCATTTAGCCCCGACAAGCACAAGACGAATCACGCAAGAGTCGATAGACTCTGGAGTGATTTGGCTTGTGACCTCGAGGGGCTGGGCGCTGGAGCCAGATTACGATAAACTCTATTCAAAGTTATACACAACGTATTGAAATTTATAATTTCCTTAAAAATAAAAAAGTTGCTGTAATGGCAACTTTTTACAAACGTTGTATAAAACTAAAGATTTTAGGCAGAAACACAATCAGCCCGATGATTGCTGACATCACTGCATAGATTAGGACAGCACCGGCCGCTGCATCTTTCGCCTGTTTTGCCAATGGATGAAATTCATCTGTTACAAGATCAACAGCACGCTCGATAGCTGTATTAAGAAGTTCTAAAGCAAGCATTCCTCCTATCGCGACAATCACTGCCACCCATTCAAGAGCTGAGAGTGAAAAAATTATTCCGGCGATGATTACTACTACAGCAAACACAAGATGGATTTTCAAATTCCTTTCTTTCTTTATAGCCGAAACAATGCCTTCATATGCAAAAACAAACGACCGGAATACACGGATGGAAAAGACCTTTTTTTTATTACCGTCCGAGCCCAAACTCATCTAAAATTTTCCTTTGTCTAGAGAACATTTCTTTTTCTTGTTCATCGGTTTCATGATCATATCCCAAGAGGTGGAGAAATCCGTGTACTGATAAGAAACCGAGTTCCCGCATGAACGAATGTCCATATTCCTCTGCCTGCTCTCTTGCCTTTGGTACAGAAATAATGATATCCCCAAGCACTCTTGGCATGTCTGCGCCAACAAGTTCCACCTCTCCTTCACCCAATTCCTCCATAGCAAAAGAGATGACATCTGTTGGTCTGTCCTTATCCCTGTATTCCCGATTTATCTCCTGAATTCGTTCGTTTGAAACGAAGGTTACCGACAGTTCACAGTCTTCTTCTAATTGTTCACTTCTTGCTGCAAAAAGCAATAATTCTTTAATATGAAGTATTTCCTGTTCAGTAAGGCTGTTTGTTTCATCAAATGTGTCAATTATTAACCTCATGCTTGTTTCACCTTCTGTTTTGTCATTTCAGGATACTCGATCCTAGAGTGAAAAATCCCTTTTAATGTTTCACATAATGTATGTGCAACTGTTTCAAGTTCTTTTAGCGTAATGTCGCATTCATTCATCTGACCATCCTGCAAACGGTCAGATATGATATTGCGAACGATGGACTCAATCTGTTCATTTGTAGGGTGCGACATCGACCTTACTGCTGCTTCAACACTATCAGCAATTCCAATAACAGCAGCTTCCTTCGTCTGGGCTTTCGGGCCGGGGTAGCGAAATTCTTCGTCGTTGGCTTCTAATCCATTTTGCTTTGCTTTATGATAAAAATATTTCAATAGTGTTGTGCCATGATGCTGTTCTGCAATATCCACAATTTCCTTTGGGACCCGATGCTTTCTTAATGTTTCAGCGCCGTCTGTGGCATGAGCAATAATAATATTTTTGCTTGTATGAGGCGGCAGCCGATCATGAGGGTTTTCAATATTCATCTGGTTTTCAATGAAAAATTGCGGCCGTTTCGTTTTGCCAATATCATGATAATAGCAACCAACCCTGGCTAGCAAACCGTTTGCTCCAATTGCTTCACAAGCTGATTCAGCCAGATTCGCGACCATTAGACTATGATGATACGTGCCAGGAGCTTCGGTTAAAATTTTTCGCAGCAGCGGGTGATTAGGGTTCGACAATTCAATTAATTTCATCGTTGACAATATTCCAAAACCAGCTTCAAAAAATGGAATCAAACCAATTGTCAATACAGCAGAAGAGATCCCAGAAACTAGAGCCGAAATAAAGTAAAAGCTAAATTCCAGTCCAGAATAAT from Bacillus methanolicus MGA3 includes the following:
- the mprF gene encoding bifunctional lysylphosphatidylglycerol flippase/synthetase MprF; translation: MNTLQRKSLKTGLKIVFSITILVYILFQAKKEIEGISIKDALLLFKSLSSFEIGSAITVGLLAVSLMFFYDLVLTKSLRLPISVKKTFKISWMANTLNGLLGFGGVIGAWLRVFFYKQHTDKPDKVIQGVTFMAFSMLSGLSLLSIFVLLDVFHAKPLLETKKWLYIALIGVVLFLPFYLFTTFRMKKENEDRFIGLKFTVVSTLEWIGAAFTAYYSIHLMGQNVSLSTVFGVFFISAIAGLVSMIPGGFGTFDLMYLIGMTSHGISEELVLSSLLLYRIVYYFIPFGLGLLLSIFEFGEGAIKRFEDKPIIGPAIETSSVILSLQKGWISKIPFFSISIVIAITGFYCLVAGFNSFYYAPELQGNQFLLGLELFFSSCTISFSIIILLQVKAVIKETKRSFFSILISLAGLIVSLTITDGTIFEIGWLITVFIILYNIYKKLQRIRAPLTLYKKMLSTLFVLAIYYVYYVFIQTAIEYSNKSDIAVEKNAMYTTFFLSIVILSIAGTAIYNFFERLHHERLGMEVNEELLKDILHTYGGTYLSHLAFSNQLSFFIGTDKKAFLQFSTIGHTAVVLGDPAGKPESFYPLLTEFYEKADILGYEIIFYQTHQKYMGMYHDFGNIFFKLGEEAIVDLENFNLSGKKKAGLRATINKFNREGYQFSVIEPPYQDKLLQELETVSNKWLGKRREKGFSVGFFDRDYLNKAPVAILRDKDNQLMAFASIMPAYQKGVLSIDLMRYLPNSPSGLMDALFIQLFEWAKENGYHTFNMGMAPLSKVGETRNSFLRERIAANVFENIQYMYSFAGLRKFKEKFNPQWEPRFMVYSKYRSLPLKMIAVARLINRPKKMWPRKILH
- a CDS encoding pyruvate, water dikinase regulatory protein; this encodes MPIIYVVSDSVGETAELVTKAALSQFNGVDVTIKRFPYIEMKENIDELIALAKLDQGMIAYSLVKPEMRSYLKKMADKEGLYVCDIIGPLMDQLQILFGKTPLFEPGLVRRLDDDYFKKIEAIEFAVKYDDGRDPRGILKADIILIGVSRTSKTPLSQYLAHNRLKVANVPIVPEIDPPEELFLVRPEKCFGLKISAEKLNEIRRERLKSLGLNYQANYANIERIKEELIYFEKVVEKIGCPFIDVTNKAVEETANVILKIYQNNH
- a CDS encoding helix-turn-helix transcriptional regulator; translated protein: MSTIELNKRQEQILQIVKENGPITGEQIAEQLNLTRATLRPDLAILTMAGYLDARPRVGYFYTGKSEAQLLTENLQKIYVKDYQSVPVVVPENLSVYDAIVKMFLEDVGTLFVVDESSILAGVLSRKDLLRASIGKQELTTLPVNIIMTRMPNITMCQKDDLLIDVAMKLIEKQIDAMPVVKETEKGFEVIGRITKTNITEAFVSLVKNE
- a CDS encoding glycine--tRNA ligase, giving the protein MTVSMDQIVSHAKHRGFIFPGSEIYGGLANTWDYGPLGVELKNNIKQAWWKKFVQQSPYNVGLDAAILMNPRTWEASGHLGNFNDPMIDCKNCKARHRADKLIENALDEKGIEMVVDGLPFEKMESLIKEHDIACPDCGSKDFTGIRQFNLMFKTFQGVTETSANEIYLRPETAQGIFVNFKNVQRTMRKKLPFGIAQIGKSFRNEITPGNFTFRTREFEQMELEFFCKPGEELKWFDYWKEFAENWLLSLGMKRENLRLRDHSEEELSHYSNATTDFEYKFPFGWGELWGIASRTDYDLKQHMEYSGEDFHYLDQETNEKFIPYCIEPSLGADRVTLAFLIDAYEEEKLEDGTTRTVMHLHPALAPYKAAVLPLSKKLSEEAKQIFEELSKHFLVDYDESGSIGKRYRRHDEIGTPFCITYDFDSQDDKMVTVRDRDTMEQKRVPIAELASFIQEKIQF
- the recO gene encoding DNA repair protein RecO codes for the protein MLQKCEGIVLRTTDYGEANKVVTLYTREWGKIGVMARGAKKANSRLSAVTQIFTYGYFLIQKGSGLGSLQQGEILSSMRLIREDIFLTAYASYILELTDKSTEEKKSNPYHFELLLQILKFMNEGYDLDILTNIYEMKMLNSLGLYPELNHCTICGNTDGHFSFSIREGGFICHRCIEKDPYALKISSATAKLLRLFYYFDLSRLGNISVKPDTKAELKKVISAYYDEYSGLKLKTKKFLNQIDKMRDLLS
- a CDS encoding YqzL family protein — encoded protein: MLDFTWKVFSQTGDIDTYLLFKELEKERQETPVSLEDELTEVDFPIS
- the era gene encoding GTPase Era; this encodes MNNREERTEYKSGFISIIGRPNVGKSTFLNRVIGQKIAIMSDKPQTTRNKIQGVLTLHDSQLIFIDTPGIHKPKHKLGDFMMKVAINALKEVDLILFMVNAEEGFGRGEEFIIEKFQQIKTPVFLVINKIDKIHPDELLPLIESYKEKYSFSEIIPISALQGNNVEALLEQIKKYLPEGPQYYPADQVTDHPERFIVSELIREKALHLTREEVPHSLAVVIDKMERREESDVIHVMATVIVERDSQKGIIIGKQGKMLKEIGQRARVDIENLLGSKVFLELWVKVQKDWRNKISQLRDYGFREDEY
- a CDS encoding cytidine deaminase codes for the protein MEHLIAEAKKAREKAYVPYSKFAVGAVLLTDGGKVYHGCNIENAAYSMTNCAERTALFKAFSEGERKFKALAVIADTKRPVPPCGACRQVISELCPQDMKVVLANLNGDIKELTVKELLPGAFSPEDLYE
- a CDS encoding diacylglycerol kinase family protein; the protein is MSLGSDGNKKKVFSIRVFRSFVFAYEGIVSAIKKERNLKIHLVFAVVVIIAGIIFSLSALEWVAVIVAIGGMLALELLNTAIERAVDLVTDEFHPLAKQAKDAAAGAVLIYAVMSAIIGLIVFLPKIFSFIQRL
- the ybeY gene encoding rRNA maturation RNase YbeY, with amino-acid sequence MRLIIDTFDETNSLTEQEILHIKELLLFAARSEQLEEDCELSVTFVSNERIQEINREYRDKDRPTDVISFAMEELGEGEVELVGADMPRVLGDIIISVPKAREQAEEYGHSFMRELGFLSVHGFLHLLGYDHETDEQEKEMFSRQRKILDEFGLGR